A window of the Alnus glutinosa chromosome 4, dhAlnGlut1.1, whole genome shotgun sequence genome harbors these coding sequences:
- the LOC133865467 gene encoding homeobox protein knotted-1-like 1, producing the protein MSDVLHQRLIRKLIMEVLRNCKEKEEEEEEEEEKEAEEEEEEEEVGEDEILKRRISTHPSYGLLVEAHLGCLKVGENGEILESYHTRDQKQQENSPSVGMASRSELDQFMEAYCLALRKLKEAMEEPQQKSMAFINNMHSQLKELTSTHPVPADHHPATTSAE; encoded by the exons ATGAGCGACGTGTTACACCAGAGGTTAATTCGGAAATTAATAATGGAGGTATTGAGGAACTgtaaggagaaagaagaagaagaagaagaagaagaagagaaggaagcagaagaagaagaagaagaagaagaagtaggcGAGGATGAGATCCTCAAGAGAAGAATCTCCACCCATCCTTCCTACGGCTTGTTGGTTGAGGCTCACTTGGGCTGTTTGAAG GTTGGTGAGAATGGGGAAATATTGGAGAGTTATCACACTAGAGATCAGAAGCAACAAGAAAACAGTCCCAGCGTAGGCATGGCTAGTCGATCTGAGCTAGATCAGTTCATG GAAGCATATTGCTTAGCATTACGCAAGCTGAAAGAAGCAATGGAGGAACCTCAACAAAAATCCATGGCGTTCATCAATAACATGCATTCACAACTTAAGGAGCTCACAAGCACTCATCCGGTACCTGCTGATCACCACCCTGCCACCACTTCTGCTGAATAA
- the LOC133866870 gene encoding dihydropyrimidine dehydrogenase (NADP(+)), chloroplastic, with translation MASLSLTHLRSKNSVPEFARTRPRTSWARPGRVGFKVFASSEAQAEPDLGVTVNGLRMPNPFVIGSGPPGTNYTVMKRAFEEGWGAVIAKTVSLDAAKVINVTPRYARLRAGANGSAKGQIIGWENIELISDRPLEIMLKEFKQLKEEYPDRILIASIMEEYDKAAWEELIDRVEQTGIDALEINFSCPHGMPERKMGAAVGQDCALLEEVCGWINAKATVPVWAKMTPNITDITQPARVALRSGCEGIAAINTIMSVMGINLDTLHPEPCVEGYSTPGGYSSKAVHPIALAKVMSIAKMMKSEFGDKDFSLSGIGGVETGGDAAEFILLGADTVQVCTGVMMHGYGLVKKLCAELKDFMKVHNFSSIEDFRGVSLQYFTTHTDLVQRQQEAIKQRKAIRKGLQSDKDWTGDGFVKESESMVSN, from the exons ATGGCGTCTCTTAGTTTGACTCATCTCAGGAGCAAGAACTCGGTGCCCGAGTTCGCCAGGACTCGCCCGAGAACGAGCTGGGCTCGGCCCGGGAGAGTTGGGTTCAAGGTGTTTGCGTCGTCGGAGGCTCAGGCTGAGCCCGATCTTGGCGTGACTGTCAATGGGTTGCGCATGCCTAACCCGTTCGTTATCGGGTCGGGTCCACCGGGGACTAACTACACCGTCATGAAGAGGGCCTTTGAAGAGGGCTGGGGTGCTGTGATTGCCAAAACT GTGTCACTAGATGCTGCCAAAGTTATAAATGTGACCCCTCGGTATGCCCGTCTACGAGCAGGAGCAAATGGCTCAGCCAAAGGACAGATTATTGGGTGGGAGAACATAGAACTCATAAGCGATCGGCCTCTTGAAATTATGTTGAAAGAATTCAAGCAATTAAAAGAAGAGTATCCGGACAGGATTCTCATTGCTTCAATTATGGAGGAGTATGACAAAGCTGCTTGGGAGGAACTTATTGACAGAGTTGAGCAAACTGGAATT GATGCCTTAGAAATCAATTTCTCATGTCCCCATGGTATGCCAGAGCGCAAAATGGGTGCTGCAGTTGGGCAAGATTGTGCCCTTTTAGAAGAGGTTTGTGGATGGATAAATGCGAAAGCTACAGTTCCTGTTTGGGCGAAGATGACTCCTAACATCACTGATATAACACAG CCAGCTAGGGTTGCTCTTAGATCAGGATGCGAGGGGATAGCTGCTATTAACACAATCATGAGTGTAATGGGAATAAATCTCGACACCTTACATCCAGAGCCTTGTGTTGAGGG ATACTCAACTCCTGGGGGCTACTCTTCAAAGGCAGTTCATCCTATTGCTCTTGCAAAAGTGATGAgtattgcaaaaatgatgaagtCAGAATTTGGTGATAAGGACTTCTCGCTTTCTGGTATTGGAGGTGTTGAGACGGGTGGTGATGCTGCGGAATTCATTCTTCTTGGAGCAGATACTGTTCAG GTCTGTACTGGGGTTATGATGCACGGTTATGGCCTTGTGAAGAAGCTATGTGCTGAGCTGAAGGATTTTATGAAAGTACACAATTTCTCGTCGATAGAAGATTTCAGGGG GGTTTCTCTTCAGTATTTTACAACTCACACGGATTTGGTACAGAGGCAACAAGAAGCTATTAAACAGAGGAAAGCTATAAGGAAAGGTTTACAGTCTGACAAAGATTGGACTGGAGATGGCTTTGTGAAAGAGAGTGAGAGCATGGTTTCTAACTga